The DNA window GATCATCCAGCGCACACGGCAGCTCTGGGAGGACGGTAGGAACCGGTCGACCTTGGCGAAGGTGTGCCCGTACTGCGGGAGCGCCGTTCTACTCCAACGGCTGTTGGAACAGTTCCGTCACCCGGACGATCTCCTGTGGGCCCTCCTTGTCCTGCTGCTCGTCCGCGAACTCCACCTCGGCGATCACGACCTGGCCCCAGCCCAGATAGTCGATGAAGTCCTGACCGGTGACCTCGTAGGTGCCCCGGCCGTCCTCGATATGCCCCGGACCCGGTTTGCAGAACTGGGCGCAGAGAACCTCGGCGTCCTCGGCGATGACGGCCGTGTCCGGTTCCCCGGTGTCCTCTGCGGTCCACTGGGCGCTCCAGTCGCGCGGGTTGAGGTTTCCCTGGGCAGGAGCGGGCGCCTGCGTCTCGGTGTGCTCCACGCGCGTATAGGCCCACGGGCCCTCGACCGGGTTCTCCTGTTTCGTGGGGTCGAACCGTACGGTGGTCGTCCCCGGCGAGTCCTTCGGGGAGGAAGGGGAGGACGGGGAGGGGGAGTCGGTGGGGGAGGATCCCCCCAACGGGTCGTTTCCCTGTATGGCATTGATCCCCGCCCAGGCGCCCCCGCCGACCAGTGTGAGCGCCAGCACGATCGCGCCCGCCACGAACGGAACACGCGCGGGGCGCCGCTGTTTCGGCCGGTTGTGCAACTGTACGACGCGCGGTAGCCGTGCCGGATCCACAACGCCCTGCCACTCCCGGGACAGCAGCCGGGTGACAGCGGTTCCCCGGACAGCGGACCCGGACGTTTCCTCCTCCGCTCCGTCCTCCGGTCCCGTGTTGCGTTCCCAGGCGGCGATGGCGGAACCGATCAGTTCCCGGACCGAGGGGCGTTCCTCGGGAGCCGTGGCGAGCGCCCGGCGAACGAGGGGGAGCAGATCCTCGGGCACACCGTCCAGGTCCGGACCACCGCTCACCATCTGTTGGGCCATCTCGTCGGGTTCGCCCATCCCGAACGGAAGCCGTCCCGTGGCGGCGAACGCGACGACGGCTCCCCAACCGAACACGTCCGCTGCCGGAGAGGGGCCCTCACCCGCGTGGCGCTGGGGACTCATCCAGGTGGCGGAGTGCTGCAGGACGGCCTCGTCCCCGGGAAGAGCGCAGTCGAGGATCCGCGGCCCACTGGTACTGAGCAGGATGTTGCTGGGCTTGAGGTCGCCGTGCGCAACACCGCGGGCGTGTAGGGAGGCGAGCCCCTCGGCGACCCCGGCGGCCAGCGCCATGACCCGGCCGGGGGACATGGCTCCGCGCCGCCGGACGTACTGGGCGAGCGCTATCCCGGGAACGTAGGTCATGCACAACCAGGGCGGCTCACCCGCGGGAGCGGCGTCGAAGGCGATCGGGGGAACGTAGCAGCGGCTGTCCACGGTGGAGAGCGCGTTGAGCCGCTGGTTCAGCAGGGCGCTGTCGTTGCCGTCCTCGAGTTGGGGGGAACGCAGGGTTTTCACCACGACGAGGGAGTCGTCGCTGGCCGCGGGATTGACAGCTGCATACACCGTTCCCGTGCGCCCCGCCCCGAGCCGGCCGATCAGCAGGTAGGGGCCGACCCTGTAGGGGTCGTCGTCAGCGAGATGCTGCAGGTGCGGTGGTACCAGAACAGAGATCTCACGTTGGGAACGTCGGATCATGCGGCTCCTGCCTGAGATGTCTTACCACGGGAGCGAACTGGTCTGCGGGATGTGGGCTCTGTTCGGTGGTCGCGTGCGCGACGCCCCGGCAGTACTGCCTGGCGGCGTTCTCGTCCTCTCGCCGGAGGATCCGCTCTCCCCCCTCCTCGGCCGTGCCAGCGCGGCGCTGGCTGCGCCGCCCGTGTGACGAACAGCGTCCACCAAACAGGGCCCAAGCGTAGCCAACCACGGATCTGTGGGTGATTTTCGGCTATGTGAGGGCTGTTCGTCGACACGTGTTCCGCGGTACGGACGGACTTTCCGGTCGGGATCCGGCGGCGCGGACTCGCCTCACGCAGGGCCGCAGGACCGGCTCCGGCGGGGACGGGCCAACGGGGCGGGAACCCACGGTCCGGTATGAGCCGAACGGGAGGAACGCCCGCCCCAAGCAGGAGAGGACGCCGGGAAACGGCGTGTCAGCGCACCAGCGAGGCACACGCGCGTGTGACGCGATAGGCTCGTTCCCATTCGGATCCTCACCGCTGTGCTTCGGCCGTGACCGGAAACAGGTCGGCGTGGTCCGGGAGCGCGCGCTCCCGTTGAGCAAGAGACCGCCCCAGGAAGTTCCGGTGTGAGGATCGAACGCCCCCGAACACCAACGGAGTCCGCATGCTGACCGCAGGAGAGGTAGCGGCGCTGCTCGCCGCTGTGGTCTGGACGGTCCTGGTCGCTTTCCTTTGCGTGGCGCTGGTCAAGCTCATCCGCCTGCTGTCGGAGACCACCAAGGTCGTCTCCGAACTGGGCGAGCGAGCTCGGCCGTTGTTGGAGGACGCCGCTGCCACGGTCGAACGGACGGGAACCTCCCTGGACCGTGTCGAGGAGATCACTTCCAACGTCGCCACCACAACCGAGGACGTCTCGACGATGACCGCTCTGACCCGTTCGGTCGTCACCGGTCCGCTGGTGAAGGTGGCGTCGTTGTCCTACGGAGTGCGTCGGGTTCTCGGACAACGCCGCGCACTGGCCCTGATACGCAACCGCCGCAAGAGGGGGCGCTGATGCTGGGACGAATGTTCTACCTCGTCGCGGGAGCGGCCCTGGGCGGGTATGTTGTGCACAAGCTCAACCGCACGGCTCGGGTGTGGAGCCCGGCGGGCATCGCCGGCCGCGTTGAGGACCACGTTGCTGAGTACCGCGCCGCCCTCCGCGAGTTCAACGAGGACATCCAGGACGCCATGGAACACCGCGAGGCGGAACTGCATCGCCGTTATTCCGGTGGTGGGACAGCGCCGGAGAGTTCCGAGCTTCCCACGGGCCGTGCGGTCAACGTAATCGGATCACACGGCGTAGCTAACGCCCATGAGGAGAAGGACGGCCGCTGATGAAGACGGCAGAAATCGCTCGCCG is part of the Haloactinospora alba genome and encodes:
- a CDS encoding serine/threonine-protein kinase; translated protein: MIRRSQREISVLVPPHLQHLADDDPYRVGPYLLIGRLGAGRTGTVYAAVNPAASDDSLVVVKTLRSPQLEDGNDSALLNQRLNALSTVDSRCYVPPIAFDAAPAGEPPWLCMTYVPGIALAQYVRRRGAMSPGRVMALAAGVAEGLASLHARGVAHGDLKPSNILLSTSGPRILDCALPGDEAVLQHSATWMSPQRHAGEGPSPAADVFGWGAVVAFAATGRLPFGMGEPDEMAQQMVSGGPDLDGVPEDLLPLVRRALATAPEERPSVRELIGSAIAAWERNTGPEDGAEEETSGSAVRGTAVTRLLSREWQGVVDPARLPRVVQLHNRPKQRRPARVPFVAGAIVLALTLVGGGAWAGINAIQGNDPLGGSSPTDSPSPSSPSSPKDSPGTTTVRFDPTKQENPVEGPWAYTRVEHTETQAPAPAQGNLNPRDWSAQWTAEDTGEPDTAVIAEDAEVLCAQFCKPGPGHIEDGRGTYEVTGQDFIDYLGWGQVVIAEVEFADEQQDKEGPQEIVRVTELFQQPLE
- a CDS encoding DUF948 domain-containing protein, translated to MLTAGEVAALLAAVVWTVLVAFLCVALVKLIRLLSETTKVVSELGERARPLLEDAAATVERTGTSLDRVEEITSNVATTTEDVSTMTALTRSVVTGPLVKVASLSYGVRRVLGQRRALALIRNRRKRGR